From the Oryzias latipes chromosome 22, ASM223467v1 genome, one window contains:
- the LOC110017553 gene encoding probable G-protein coupled receptor 151 — MPVILIAICVSGAVGNLLVLLIFVRDFRSGKGSEVKALLASLASTDLVILLLCVPVRAITYYKQSWVLGSFVCRTTDWFQHSCIVAKTLIMAVTTRAKHTVVPRTASGSFYNPTWIHGALAFIGGVSMMIPTPQLLFAALLPHGRGAICVSEMPVCASDFMSLFYKFYPTAAFLLPVTFTLAYYIKTLYTAVNHAPSAHHQSKVILVLLCLSGALGLMLLPEWGTFTWIRLGYNHPPVGLMMFAQALLYACSSLSPVILMTMYDDVRQGLVSLWFTATCRSRKPPSKCPKKEGNGSEVTANAVTNALSQQDKTFPDVEHFWTGRRNTHVDDEHDPVPWEKEEKML, encoded by the coding sequence ATGCCCGTTATCCTGATTGCAATCTGCGTTTCGGGAGCTGTGGGGAACTTGCTCGTTCTGCTGATTTTCGTGCGTGATTTCAGGAGCGGGAAGGGCTCTGAGGTGAAGGCGCTGCTCGCCTCTTTGGCTTCCACGGACTTGGTGATTCTGCTGCTGTGCGTGCCCGTGCGCGCAATCACCTACTACAAGCAGTCCTGGGTTCTGGGGAGTTTTGTGTGCCGCACCACGGACTGGTTCCAACACTCCTGCATTGTTGCAAAAACTTTAATCATGGCTGTGACTACCAGAGCTAAGCACACGGTGGTTCCACGCACGGCATCGGGGTCTTTTTACAACCCCACGTGGATCCACGGAGCCCTGGCGTTCATTGGTGGGGTGTCCATGATGATTCCGACCCCCCAGCTGCTGTTTGCCGCGTTGTTGCCGCACGGCCGCGGCGCAATCTGCGTCTCTGAAATGCCGGTGTGCGCCTCCGACTTCATGAGCTTGTTCTACAAGTTCTACCCCACCGCCGCGTTCCTTCTTCCGGTCACCTTTACGCTCGCCTACTACATCAAGACGCTGTACACCGCGGTGAACCACGCGCCCAGCGCGCACCACCAGAGCAAGGTCATCCTGGTCCTGCTGTGTCTGAGCGGCGCACTCGGGCTAATGCTGCTGCCGGAGTGGGGGACGTTCACCTGGATCAGACTCGGGTACAACCACCCCCCCGTGGGTCTGATGATGTTTGCACAAGCCCTCCTGTACGCGTGCAGCTCCCTCTCGCCGGTCATCCTGATGACCATGTACGACGACGTGCGTCAGGGCCTGGTCAGTCTTTGGTTCACCGCCACCTGCAGGAGCAGGAAACCCCCCAGCAAGTGCCCCAAGAAGGAGGGGAACGGGTCGGAGGTCACAGCAAACGCCGTCACCAACGCGCTGTCGCAGCAGGACAAGACCTTCCCGGACGTGGAGCACTTCTGGACGGGGCGCAGGAACACGCACGTCGACGACGAGCACGATCCAGTTCCGTgggagaaagaggagaaaatgctGTGA